One region of Pan paniscus chromosome 5, NHGRI_mPanPan1-v2.0_pri, whole genome shotgun sequence genomic DNA includes:
- the C5H6orf62 gene encoding uncharacterized protein C6orf62 homolog isoform X1 → MGDPNSRKKQALNRLRAQLRKKKESLADQFDFKMYIAFVFKEKKKKSALFEVSEVIPVMTNNYEENILKGVRDSSYSLESSLELLQKDVVQLHAPRYQSMRRDVIGCTQEMDFILWPRNDIEKIVCLLFSRWKESDEPFRPVQAKFEFHHGDYEKQFLHVLSRKDKTGIVVNNPNQSVFLFIDRQHLQTPKNKATIFKLCSICLYLPQEQLTHWAVGTIEDHLRPYMPE, encoded by the exons ATGGGGGACCCAAACTCCCGGAAGAAACAAGCTCTGAACAGACTACGTGCTcagcttagaaagaaaaaagaatctctaGCTGACCAGTTTGACTTCAAGATGTATATTGCCTTTGTATTCAAGGAGAAG aagaaaaagtCAGCACTTTTTGAAGTGTCTGAGGTTATACCAGTCATGACAAATAATTATGAAGAAAATATCCTGAAAGGTGTGCGAGATTCCAGCTATTCCTTGGAAAGTTCCCTAGAGCTTTTACAGAAGGATGTGGTACAGCTCCATGCTCCTCGATATCAGTCTATGAGAAGG gATGTAATTGGCTGTACTCAGGAGATGGATTTCATTCTTTGGCCTCGGAATGATATTGAAAAAATCGTCTGTCTCCTGTTTTCGAGGTGGAAAGAATCTGATGAGCCTTTTAGGCCTGTTCAG GCCAAATTTGAGTTTCATCATGGTGACTATGAAAAACAGTTTCTGCATGTACTGAGCCGCAAGGACAAGACTGGAATCGTTGTCAACAATCCTAACCAGTCAGTGTTTCTCTTCATTGACAGACAGCACTTGCAG ACTCCAAAAAACAAAGCTACAATCTTCAAGTTATGCAGCATCTGCCTCTACCTGCCACAGGAACAGCTCACCCACTGGGCAGTTGGCACCATAGAGGATCACCTCCGTCCTTATATGCCAGAGTAG
- the C5H6orf62 gene encoding uncharacterized protein C6orf62 homolog isoform X2, whose amino-acid sequence MSENLSDPVSPVVRKKKSALFEVSEVIPVMTNNYEENILKGVRDSSYSLESSLELLQKDVVQLHAPRYQSMRRDVIGCTQEMDFILWPRNDIEKIVCLLFSRWKESDEPFRPVQAKFEFHHGDYEKQFLHVLSRKDKTGIVVNNPNQSVFLFIDRQHLQTPKNKATIFKLCSICLYLPQEQLTHWAVGTIEDHLRPYMPE is encoded by the exons ATGAGTGAAAACCTGAGTGATCCTGTGTCTCCCGTGGTGCGA aagaaaaagtCAGCACTTTTTGAAGTGTCTGAGGTTATACCAGTCATGACAAATAATTATGAAGAAAATATCCTGAAAGGTGTGCGAGATTCCAGCTATTCCTTGGAAAGTTCCCTAGAGCTTTTACAGAAGGATGTGGTACAGCTCCATGCTCCTCGATATCAGTCTATGAGAAGG gATGTAATTGGCTGTACTCAGGAGATGGATTTCATTCTTTGGCCTCGGAATGATATTGAAAAAATCGTCTGTCTCCTGTTTTCGAGGTGGAAAGAATCTGATGAGCCTTTTAGGCCTGTTCAG GCCAAATTTGAGTTTCATCATGGTGACTATGAAAAACAGTTTCTGCATGTACTGAGCCGCAAGGACAAGACTGGAATCGTTGTCAACAATCCTAACCAGTCAGTGTTTCTCTTCATTGACAGACAGCACTTGCAG ACTCCAAAAAACAAAGCTACAATCTTCAAGTTATGCAGCATCTGCCTCTACCTGCCACAGGAACAGCTCACCCACTGGGCAGTTGGCACCATAGAGGATCACCTCCGTCCTTATATGCCAGAGTAG